The proteins below are encoded in one region of Accipiter gentilis chromosome 12, bAccGen1.1, whole genome shotgun sequence:
- the EIF4E gene encoding eukaryotic translation initiation factor 4E, with the protein MATVEPETTPNPQPSEEEKTEPAPSQEVASPEQYIKHPLQNRWALWFFKNDKSKTWQANLRLISKFDTVEDFWALYNHIQLSSNLMPGCDYSLFKDGIEPMWEDEKNKRGGRWLITLNKQQRRSDLDRFWLETLLCLIGESFDDYSDDVCGAVVNVRTKGDKIAIWTTECENRDAVTHIGRVYKERLGLPPKIVIGYQSHADTATKSGSTTKNRFVV; encoded by the exons ATGGCGACGGTGGAACCG GAAACCACTCCCAACCCTCAGCcttcagaagaggagaaaactgaGCCAGCACCTAGTCAGGAGGTTGCCAGCCCTGAACAGTATATTAAGCATCCACTACAGAACAG atGGGCACtctggttttttaaaaatgacaagagCAAAACTTGGCAAGCAAATCTTCGTCTTATCTCAAAGTTTGATACTGTTGAAGATTTTTGGGC TTTATACAACCATATCCAGCTCTCTAGTAATTTAATGCCTGGTTGTGACTACTCGCTCTTTAAG GATGGGATTGAACCCATGTgggaagatgaaaaaaacaagCGAGGAGGACGATGGCTAATTACACTAAACAAACAGCAGAGACGAAGTGACCTTGATCGCTTCTGGCTAGAGACA CTGCTGTGCCTTATTGGGGAGTCGTTTGATGACTACAGTGATGATGTATGTGGTGCTGTTGTTAATGTTAGAACTAAGGGTGATAAAATAGCAATATGGACAACTGAATGTGAAAACAGGGATGCTGTTACGCATATAGG gAGAGTATACAAGGAAAGATTAGGACTTCCTCCAAAGATAGTGATTGGTTATCAGTCCCATGCAGACACAGCTACTAAGAGCGGCTCCACCACTAAAAATAGGTTTGTTGTTTAA